One region of Limisphaera ngatamarikiensis genomic DNA includes:
- the ffh gene encoding signal recognition particle protein, whose amino-acid sequence MFESLTSKLQNAFRHLRGMGKLTEANMADALREVRIALLDADVHYKVARDFLDRVKAKALGQEVIQSVQPGQQVIKIIYDELVALLGTIHADLDLGGNPASILMVGLHGSGKTTTSGKLARLLHKQGRQPLLVAADVYRPAAMDQLETLGRQLGIPTYAPRGEKDVLAIARGALDFARSHNRNVLIFDTAGRLQIDEPLVQELVRLRDLVHPREILLVLDAATGQEAVNVATHFDQALHITGAILTKLDGDARGGAALSFRAVVGKPIKFVGTGEKLDDLEPFHPERMASRILGMGDIVSLVEKAAEAVSLEDARRLEEKLRKGQFTLEDFLQQLRQMRKLGPLENIMKLLPGGDEALQQIDLAQQEKELRRMEAILCAMTPQERRQPHILNASRRFRIARGSGVTVREVNDLLKKFNQMQEMMKKMGRFQKLMARMGGRMPGPWQR is encoded by the coding sequence ATGTTCGAATCATTGACCAGCAAACTCCAGAACGCGTTTCGCCACCTGCGCGGCATGGGCAAGCTGACCGAGGCCAACATGGCCGATGCCCTCCGCGAAGTGCGCATCGCCCTGCTGGACGCTGACGTCCACTACAAGGTGGCGCGCGACTTTCTCGACCGGGTCAAGGCCAAGGCCCTTGGTCAGGAGGTCATCCAGAGTGTCCAACCCGGCCAGCAGGTCATCAAAATCATCTACGATGAGCTGGTCGCACTGCTCGGCACCATCCACGCCGACCTGGACCTCGGCGGTAATCCCGCTTCCATCCTCATGGTCGGCCTGCACGGGTCCGGCAAAACCACCACCAGCGGCAAACTGGCCCGCCTGCTCCACAAACAGGGACGCCAACCCCTCCTGGTCGCTGCCGACGTCTACCGCCCGGCCGCCATGGACCAGCTCGAAACCCTCGGCCGGCAACTGGGCATCCCCACCTACGCCCCCCGCGGCGAAAAGGATGTCCTGGCCATCGCACGCGGCGCCCTCGACTTCGCCCGCTCCCACAACCGGAACGTCCTCATCTTCGACACCGCCGGCCGCCTCCAAATCGACGAACCGCTCGTCCAGGAACTCGTCCGCCTCCGCGACCTCGTCCACCCCCGCGAAATCCTCCTCGTCCTGGACGCCGCCACCGGCCAGGAAGCCGTCAACGTCGCCACCCACTTCGACCAGGCCCTCCACATCACCGGCGCCATCCTCACCAAGCTCGACGGCGATGCCCGCGGCGGCGCCGCCCTCAGCTTCCGCGCCGTCGTCGGAAAACCCATCAAATTCGTCGGCACCGGCGAAAAACTCGACGACCTCGAACCCTTCCACCCGGAGCGCATGGCCTCCCGCATCCTGGGTATGGGCGACATCGTCAGCCTCGTCGAAAAAGCCGCCGAAGCCGTCAGCCTCGAAGACGCACGGCGCCTCGAGGAAAAACTCCGCAAAGGCCAGTTCACCCTCGAGGATTTCCTCCAACAACTCCGTCAAATGCGAAAACTCGGCCCGCTGGAAAACATCATGAAACTCCTGCCCGGCGGCGACGAAGCCCTCCAGCAAATCGACCTGGCCCAACAGGAAAAAGAACTCCGCCGCATGGAGGCCATCCTCTGCGCCATGACCCCCCAGGAACGCCGCCAACCCCACATCCTCAACGCCAGCCGCCGCTTCCGCATCGCCCGCGGCAGCGGCGTCACCGTCCGCGAGGTCAACGACCTGCTCAAAAAGTTCAACCAAATGCAGGAAATGATGAAAAAAATGGGCCGCTTCCAAAAACTCATGGCCCGCATGGGCGGTCGCATGCCCGGCCCGTGGCAACGCTAA
- a CDS encoding class I SAM-dependent methyltransferase yields MARWVPIPPGGYVLELGAGTGAVTECLLLRSVPPEQLVAVETMPRMVEVLRKRFPGIHILQGDARQLTDLLRQHLGPNVPVSAVVSSLPLRAFSPKDQQQVVRQIQQLLHPGRRWIQFRYRLRHEPSLHWPGFRVRQTIVVWWNIPPARVVLYERTTEPNPTPD; encoded by the coding sequence ATGGCCCGGTGGGTCCCCATACCGCCGGGCGGATACGTGCTCGAACTGGGCGCCGGCACCGGCGCAGTCACCGAATGCCTCCTCCTCCGCAGCGTTCCCCCCGAACAGTTGGTCGCGGTCGAAACCATGCCCAGAATGGTCGAAGTCCTCCGCAAACGATTCCCCGGCATCCACATCCTGCAGGGCGACGCCCGCCAACTCACCGACCTCCTGCGCCAACACCTCGGACCCAACGTCCCGGTCAGCGCCGTCGTCTCCAGCCTGCCCCTGCGAGCCTTCTCACCAAAGGACCAACAACAGGTCGTGCGCCAAATCCAACAACTCCTGCACCCGGGCCGGCGCTGGATCCAGTTCCGCTACCGCCTCCGACACGAGCCCTCCCTCCACTGGCCCGGATTCCGCGTCCGCCAAACCATCGTCGTGTGGTGGAACATCCCGCCCGCCCGCGTCGTGCTGTACGAAAGAACCACGGAACCCAACCCAACGCCCGAT
- a CDS encoding aspartate carbamoyltransferase catalytic subunit: protein MNWTRRHLLDIESLTAAEIVTVLDTARAFKAIGQRAIKTVPALRGKTVVNLFVEPSTRTRTSFELAEQRLSADIINFTAEASSLRKGETLKDTARNLEALNVDFIVIRHSAAGAPHFLARVLQAHVINAGDGAHEHPTQALLDLFTIRERKGRIEGLNVTIIGDILYSRVARSDIWGFTKLGARVTLCGPPTLVPREFEQLGCRITYDLEEAIRDADVINLLRIQHERQRRSMFPSLTEYTQFFGINPARMTVTKPDALIMHPGPINRGVEIDSETADGERSVILEQVNNGMAVRMAVLFLLNGGRGPQELLA, encoded by the coding sequence ATGAACTGGACCCGACGCCACCTCCTCGACATCGAATCCCTGACGGCCGCGGAAATCGTGACCGTCCTGGACACCGCACGCGCCTTCAAGGCCATCGGCCAGCGCGCCATCAAAACCGTCCCCGCCCTCCGCGGGAAAACCGTCGTCAACCTCTTCGTCGAACCCTCCACCCGCACCCGCACCAGCTTCGAACTGGCCGAACAACGCCTCTCCGCCGACATCATCAACTTCACCGCCGAAGCCTCCTCACTCCGCAAGGGCGAAACCCTCAAGGACACCGCACGCAACCTCGAAGCCCTCAACGTGGATTTCATCGTCATCCGCCATTCCGCCGCAGGTGCCCCCCACTTCCTGGCCCGCGTCCTCCAGGCCCACGTCATCAATGCCGGCGACGGCGCACACGAACACCCCACCCAGGCCCTCCTCGACCTCTTCACCATCCGCGAACGCAAAGGCCGCATCGAAGGCCTCAACGTCACCATCATCGGCGACATCCTCTACAGCCGCGTGGCCCGGTCCGACATCTGGGGCTTCACCAAACTCGGCGCGCGCGTCACCCTCTGCGGTCCCCCCACCCTCGTGCCCCGCGAATTCGAACAGCTCGGATGCCGCATCACCTACGACCTGGAAGAAGCCATTCGCGACGCCGACGTCATCAACCTCCTGCGCATCCAGCACGAACGCCAGCGCCGGAGCATGTTCCCCAGCCTCACCGAATACACGCAGTTCTTCGGCATCAACCCGGCCCGCATGACCGTCACAAAACCCGACGCCCTCATCATGCACCCCGGCCCCATCAACCGGGGCGTCGAAATCGACAGCGAAACCGCCGACGGCGAACGCTCCGTCATCCTCGAACAGGTCAACAACGGCATGGCCGTTCGCATGGCCGTGCTCTTCCTCCTCAACGGCGGCCGCGGCCCCCAGGAACTCCTCGCC
- the pyrR gene encoding bifunctional pyr operon transcriptional regulator/uracil phosphoribosyltransferase PyrR, whose product MSQRILILSGPAVGRILARMAHEIAEANEDSSQVALVGIQRGGVRLAHRLAAHLANIWGHPVPVGALDVSLHRDDLDQRIAPEIQPTIIPFDVTDRTVVLVDDVLFSGRTIRAAMDALNDFGRPRRIQLATLIDRGHRELPIKADFVGKEVPTTPTERIEVILSESGTEDAVYLERP is encoded by the coding sequence ATGAGCCAGCGCATCCTGATCCTTTCAGGTCCCGCCGTGGGGCGCATCCTGGCCCGCATGGCCCACGAAATCGCCGAGGCCAACGAAGATTCCAGCCAGGTCGCACTCGTTGGCATTCAGCGCGGCGGCGTCCGGCTGGCGCACCGGTTGGCTGCCCACCTGGCCAACATCTGGGGACACCCCGTCCCCGTGGGCGCACTCGACGTCTCACTCCACCGCGATGACCTCGACCAAAGAATCGCCCCGGAAATCCAACCCACCATCATACCGTTCGACGTAACCGACCGCACCGTCGTGCTGGTGGACGACGTCCTGTTCAGTGGCCGCACCATCCGCGCCGCCATGGACGCCCTCAACGATTTCGGCCGCCCGCGCCGCATCCAACTGGCCACCCTCATCGACCGCGGCCACCGCGAACTGCCCATCAAAGCCGATTTTGTCGGCAAAGAAGTGCCCACCACACCCACCGAACGCATCGAAGTCATCCTGAGTGAGTCCGGCACCGAGGACGCCGTCTACCTGGAACGGCCATGA